The genomic window TCCCGCCCTTCCGCCAAGGGCCAATTCCAGGCCCGGGCATACCCCTCGGTGGCCCCGATAATGGCACCGTCCTGAGAATTCCTGTTCCCCGACTTGACCGTCTGGCCGGACTTGGCCCGCATGGGGATGACCTGGTACGCGCCCGGCAACGAATCCCTGATACGCTGGGCATCCTCCCGGCTCAGGGTCATGCTGCGCCCGCCCACGGCCCGCTTCGTGAAATTGCCGCCGAACACCAGAGCCGCGTCCGGCCCGAACATGTCCACGATCTCCACGGCCTTCCTGTTGGCACCGTCCACGGCGGTCACGATCAGGGTCAGGCTGGCAATGCCGAAGGCCACGCCCAATATCACGAAGACAGACCTGAGCTTGAAGGCCCAGACAGCCTCCAGCCCCATGCTGATTATGCGCGATATGAGTCGTATCATTTTGCCGATGCCTCCGGCGGCCGGGGGAAGGGGAAACCTTTCGAGAGAGGTTCTCCCCTTCCCTTCCCCCGGACCCCCATCCCATCCCTTTCCAAAGCGTTTTATTGCCGCTTTGCGGGGAGGGGTAAGTAAATTTCAGTCCTGGCCATCACTGCGTATCAAATCAATGCCTAATATACTCCGAATCCAGCCAACCCCGACACCCCGCCGAAGGCACGCCAAACAATTTTGAAGGGGAGTCCAGAGGGGATACTTTTTCAAAAGTGTCCCCTCTGGCCGCCGGAGGCATTCTCCTCAAAGCTTGATGTCCTCTGTAATCCTGCCGTCGCTCAGTTTGATGATACGGCCCGCTTCCTTGGCCACGTCTTCGTCGTGGGTGACCAGGACCATGGTTTGTCCGGCCTCGTGCACGGCGTGGAAGAGTTTGATGATCTCGTCCGAGGTGGCGGTGTCGAGCTGCCCGGTGGGCTCGTCGGCCAGGATGATCTTGGGTTCGTTGAGCAGGGCGCGGGCCATGGCAACGCGCTGCTGTTGTCCGCCGGATAACCGGGAGGGCTTGAAGTTCATGCGGTCGGCCAGCCCAACCTGTTCCAGAAGGGTTTCGGCACGGGCGACAAGCTCGCCTCTGGGCCTGCCGGAGTAAAGCCCGGGCAGGATGACGTTTTCCAGAGCCGTGGCATAGGGAATGAGATAAAAGGACTGGAACACAAAGCCAAGGGCCTGGTTGCGCATGTCTGACTGCTGGTCGTCGTCAAGGCCGGCGGCGTCCTGGCCGAGGAGCCGATACGTTCCGGCCGTGGGCCGGTCGAGCAGCCCTATTATATGCAACAGGGTGGACTTGCCGGACCCGGAAGTGCCTTGCAGGGCGATGAATTCCCCCTGATCCACGTCCAGGGTGATCCCCTTGAGCACCTTGATGCCGGAATCGGCGTCGCCGTTGCGTTCCTCTTGCTGCAAAAAGGTCTTGGTGATCCCGGACAGGGAAATGGCCGTTGCGCTCATCACATGCCCTTTTTGCCGACCTTGGCGCCGGGC from Pseudodesulfovibrio sp. S3 includes these protein-coding regions:
- a CDS encoding ABC transporter ATP-binding protein codes for the protein MSATAISLSGITKTFLQQEERNGDADSGIKVLKGITLDVDQGEFIALQGTSGSGKSTLLHIIGLLDRPTAGTYRLLGQDAAGLDDDQQSDMRNQALGFVFQSFYLIPYATALENVILPGLYSGRPRGELVARAETLLEQVGLADRMNFKPSRLSGGQQQRVAMARALLNEPKIILADEPTGQLDTATSDEIIKLFHAVHEAGQTMVLVTHDEDVAKEAGRIIKLSDGRITEDIKL